A genomic region of Dunckerocampus dactyliophorus isolate RoL2022-P2 chromosome 10, RoL_Ddac_1.1, whole genome shotgun sequence contains the following coding sequences:
- the LOC129188407 gene encoding fibronectin type III domain-containing protein 9 — protein sequence MAITVYNISSTSARVSWPPSPGCLDTFYSVMYDPNWNSLLMGFKRKSFMHEERIPVSQTTTHLANLLSQTTYFLCVTCQAANPVREQCQVFVTLSDSSEAQDRAGWEMARGVWLTCCVLLLVIAAILLWGCLHTTCAVPGRGADTRPVVTNVVGRDPLASGRLYTPRGSCDNGTKRSAIMMHTPLLSAHAAKRDHELRTLAKLSGSEPA from the coding sequence ATGGCGATCACAGTCTACAACATCTCGTCCACCTCCGCCCGAGTGAGCTGGCCTCCGTCCCCCGGCTGCCTGGACACCTTCTACAGCGTCATGTACGACCCCAACTGGAACAGCCTCCTGATGGGCTTCAAGCGCAAGAGCTTCATGCACGAGGAGCGCATCCCCGTCAGCCAGACCACCACCCACTTGGCCAACCTGCTCTCGCAGACCACCTACTTCCTGTGCGTCACATGTCAGGCTGCCAACCCGGTCCGGGAGCAGTGCCAGGTGTTTGTCACTCTAAGTGACAGCAGTGAGGCGCAGGACCGGGCCGGCTGGGAGATGGCCAGGGGCGTGTGGCTGACCTGCTGCGTCCTGCTCCTGGTCATTGCTGCAATCCTGCTGTGGGGGTGCCTGCACACCACCTGCGCCGTCCCCGGCCGAGGCGCCGACACCCGTCCGGTGGTGACCAACGTTGTCGGTAGAGATCCCCTTGCATCTGGGCGCCTTTACACCCCTCGTGGGAGCTGCGATAATGGCACCAAACGGAGCGCCATCATGATGCATACACCGCTCCTCTCGGCGCACGCCGCCAAACGCGATCATGAGCTGAGGACGCTGGCTAAGCTGTCTGGAAGCGAGCCAGCTTGA